One segment of Neodiprion fabricii isolate iyNeoFabr1 chromosome 1, iyNeoFabr1.1, whole genome shotgun sequence DNA contains the following:
- the LOC124174409 gene encoding urea transporter 2-like isoform X2: MSIRRRQEQQQWVAFVGDFSILRDFLSKKRYRSPWIVLKFLDVLFRGYGQVVSANNPISGLLIAGAFAFFIPGMMLTAICAGIIGLLLSMLIADEPRSQLENGLTVLNPVLCGSLTYTFRPDILDSFDSRLLSHLFFALIFSVYLARALGSGKLPCLSAPCNVVQLILIFTLASRDSSVLSLAETTTNEANGTSVPDLFFENYTQQSISNNTDDHVKWGMVFRGMLTSSGQAYAADNVPVSSIIYLAILTYSPITAAFSFTGATVGSLTGLALGVPIEEVYSGSWGYNALLTTGSLGGLFFVLNFQTTIAATFAGMFATILQSVLTPVFAKSDDSEDVDIIVEAKPS; the protein is encoded by the exons TATAAGGAGGCGGCAG GAGCAACAACAATGGGTTGCCTTCGTCGGAGATTTTTCCATCCTGAGGGATTTTCTGTCAAAGAAAAGATATCGCTCGCCTTGGATCGTACTTAAGTTCTTGGATGTTCTTTTCAGGGGCTATGGACAG GTGGTTTCTGCCAACAATCCAATCAGCGGATTGCTAATAGCTGGTGCGTTCGCATTCTTCATACCTGGGATGATGTTGACCGCCATCTGTGCTGGAATAATAGGTCTGTTGTTATCAATG CTAATTGCGGACGAGCCGCGATCTCAGCTTGAGAACGGTTTGACAGTCCTCAACCCTGTTCTCTGTGGCTCGTTGACGTATACATTCAGGCCTGACATCTTGGATTCGTTCGACAGTCGTCTGTTATCACATTTATTCTTTGCGTTAATTTTCAG CGTCTACTTGGCCCGAGCTCTCGGAAGTGGAAAACTTCCCTGTTTGTCGGCGCCGTGCAACGTCGTTCAACTTATACTCATATTTACCCTCGCCTCAAGAGACAGCAGCGTTTTATCACTGGCTGAAACCACGACTAACGAG GCGAACGGAACTTCGGTAcctgatttatttttcgaaaattataccCAACAAAGTATTTCAAATAACACCGATGACCACGTGAAATGGGGAATG GTATTTCGCGGTATGCTGACTTCTTCCGGGCAGGCTTATGCCGCGGACAACGTGCCGGTatcttcaattatttatctCGCCATCTTGACCTACTCACCGATAACGGCAGCCTTTTCTTTCACCGGAGCAACGGTCGGCTCTCTTACGG GCCTGGCGCTCGGCGTCCCCATCGAAGAGGTTTACTCAGGATCCTGGGGTTACAACGCACTTCTGACAACCGGTAGCCTAGGTGGCCTCTTCTTTGTCCTCAACTTTCAAACCACGATCGCTGCAACTTTTGCCGGAATGTTTGCAACGATTCTTCAAAGCGTTCTCACTCCAGTCTTTGCCAAG TCCGACGATTCGGAAGATGTCGACATCATCGTCGAGGCGAAACCGTCTTAA
- the LOC124174409 gene encoding urea transporter 2-like isoform X1 yields the protein MSIRRRQEQQQWVAFVGDFSILRDFLSKKRYRSPWIVLKFLDVLFRGYGQVVSANNPISGLLIAGAFAFFIPGMMLTAICAGIIGLLLSMLIADEPRSQLENGLTVLNPVLCGSLTYTFRPDILDSFDSRLLSHLFFALIFSVYLARALGSGKLPCLSAPCNVVQLILIFTLASRDSSVLSLAETTTNEANGTSVPDLFFENYTQQSISNNTDDHVKWGMVFRGMLTSSGQAYAADNVPVSSIIYLAILTYSPITAAFSFTGATVGSLTGLALGVPIEEVYSGSWGYNALLTTGSLGGLFFVLNFQTTIAATFAGMFATILQSVLTPVFAKIGLPVLTVPFVLTTWLFLGIQGSEGSGFIRPETISFPEKQRHDYISSQRTATPLSESDDSEDVDIIVEAKPS from the exons TATAAGGAGGCGGCAG GAGCAACAACAATGGGTTGCCTTCGTCGGAGATTTTTCCATCCTGAGGGATTTTCTGTCAAAGAAAAGATATCGCTCGCCTTGGATCGTACTTAAGTTCTTGGATGTTCTTTTCAGGGGCTATGGACAG GTGGTTTCTGCCAACAATCCAATCAGCGGATTGCTAATAGCTGGTGCGTTCGCATTCTTCATACCTGGGATGATGTTGACCGCCATCTGTGCTGGAATAATAGGTCTGTTGTTATCAATG CTAATTGCGGACGAGCCGCGATCTCAGCTTGAGAACGGTTTGACAGTCCTCAACCCTGTTCTCTGTGGCTCGTTGACGTATACATTCAGGCCTGACATCTTGGATTCGTTCGACAGTCGTCTGTTATCACATTTATTCTTTGCGTTAATTTTCAG CGTCTACTTGGCCCGAGCTCTCGGAAGTGGAAAACTTCCCTGTTTGTCGGCGCCGTGCAACGTCGTTCAACTTATACTCATATTTACCCTCGCCTCAAGAGACAGCAGCGTTTTATCACTGGCTGAAACCACGACTAACGAG GCGAACGGAACTTCGGTAcctgatttatttttcgaaaattataccCAACAAAGTATTTCAAATAACACCGATGACCACGTGAAATGGGGAATG GTATTTCGCGGTATGCTGACTTCTTCCGGGCAGGCTTATGCCGCGGACAACGTGCCGGTatcttcaattatttatctCGCCATCTTGACCTACTCACCGATAACGGCAGCCTTTTCTTTCACCGGAGCAACGGTCGGCTCTCTTACGG GCCTGGCGCTCGGCGTCCCCATCGAAGAGGTTTACTCAGGATCCTGGGGTTACAACGCACTTCTGACAACCGGTAGCCTAGGTGGCCTCTTCTTTGTCCTCAACTTTCAAACCACGATCGCTGCAACTTTTGCCGGAATGTTTGCAACGATTCTTCAAAGCGTTCTCACTCCAGTCTTTGCCAAG ATTGGGTTACCAGTACTTACGGTGCCTTTTGTTTTAACAACTTGGCTGTTCCTTGGAATCCAAGGATCGGAAGGTTCGGGATTCATCCGTCCGGAAACGATATCGTTCCCCGAGAAACAACGCCATGACTACATCTCCTCTCAAAGAACAGCAACGCCTCTCTCAGAG TCCGACGATTCGGAAGATGTCGACATCATCGTCGAGGCGAAACCGTCTTAA
- the LOC124174410 gene encoding DNA topoisomerase 1-like, with translation MTVMPASGEVADKAVSTEDASSNVEVARLEAVLAALVETKVESMKASASTATRRVGSAPASPRRPRLTSSSTVSSSQNHNHHHHHHHHHHHHHNSQQNNNHHHHHHHDHKQDKKKHEERKHRRHDSAPCGEFIGVAGGLTDQTDRHRTKYGKGHRRDSEQPKSPRKRRRHSRSPQGPPGLRNVLEDPGPESGLALLDINRDQQLDLLNFERAREAFGDTRELPRLQQSSCRFSQSATQLKIHYDVDDYVALDLEDELEDEEDSHNDQKKRRGPCDKYHRPKRKRKRRRRRIDPGETPEELADPEELPPRARWTIVATACLLLAMSLLLVGVTLRMAPIIDDMVRRENEELLSSLSQDSFVPENTTAQQ, from the exons ATGACTGTTATGCCGGCGAGCGGTGAAGTCGCGGACAAAGCAGTCTCCACCGAAGATGCGTCGAGCAACGTCGAAGTGGCAAGGCTCGAGGCCGTCCTGGCCGCGCTTGTTGAAACCAAAGTCGAGTCTATGAAAGCATCGGCTTCAACGGCGACCAGACGCGTCGGGAGCGCCCCAGCGAGTCCAAGAAGACCCAGATTAACCTCATCCTCGACGGTGTCCTCGTCCCAGAACCacaaccaccaccaccaccaccaccaccaccatcaccaccaccatAACAGCCAGCAGAACAACAACcaccaccatcatcatcaccatgATCACAAGCAAGACAAGAAGAAGCACGAGGAGCGTAAGCACAGGCGTCACGATTCGGCACCTTGTGGGGAATTCATCGGAGTCGCGGGTGGCTTGACTGACCAGACGGATCGTCATAGGACAAAATACG GCAAAGGACACCGGAGGGATTCGGAACAGCCCAAGAGTCCTCGGAAGAGACGTCGGCACTCTCGAAGTCCTCAGGGTCCTCCGGGACTGCGGAATGTCCTGGAAGATCCTGGCCCCGAGTCCGGACTAGCTCTGTTAGACATTAACAGAGACCAGCAGTTGGACTTGCTCAACTTTGAACGAGCGAGGGAAGCTTTTGGCGACACTCGTGAATTACCAAGGCTTCAACAAAGCTCGTGCCGTTTCTCACAGAGCGCCACTCAGCT GAAAATTCACTACGACGTTGACGACTACGTAGCGTTGGACCTCGAAGACGAGCTCGAAGACGAGGAGGACAGCCACAACGATCAGAAGAAGAGACGCGGTCCCTGCGACAAGTATCATCGGCCAAAGAGGAAGCGGAAACGACGCCGACGGAGAATCGACCCCGGCGAAACACCCGAAGAACTTGCGGACCCCGAAGAACTTCCACCCCGAGCCCGATGGACCATCGTCGCGACTGCCTGCCTCCTCCTAGCCATGTCGCTGCTCCTCGTCGGCGTCACGCTCAGGATGGCGCCGATTATCGACGACATGG
- the LOC124174409 gene encoding urea transporter 2-like isoform X3, whose product MMLTAICAGIIGLLLSMLIADEPRSQLENGLTVLNPVLCGSLTYTFRPDILDSFDSRLLSHLFFALIFSVYLARALGSGKLPCLSAPCNVVQLILIFTLASRDSSVLSLAETTTNEANGTSVPDLFFENYTQQSISNNTDDHVKWGMVFRGMLTSSGQAYAADNVPVSSIIYLAILTYSPITAAFSFTGATVGSLTGLALGVPIEEVYSGSWGYNALLTTGSLGGLFFVLNFQTTIAATFAGMFATILQSVLTPVFAKIGLPVLTVPFVLTTWLFLGIQGSEGSGFIRPETISFPEKQRHDYISSQRTATPLSESDDSEDVDIIVEAKPS is encoded by the exons ATGATGTTGACCGCCATCTGTGCTGGAATAATAGGTCTGTTGTTATCAATG CTAATTGCGGACGAGCCGCGATCTCAGCTTGAGAACGGTTTGACAGTCCTCAACCCTGTTCTCTGTGGCTCGTTGACGTATACATTCAGGCCTGACATCTTGGATTCGTTCGACAGTCGTCTGTTATCACATTTATTCTTTGCGTTAATTTTCAG CGTCTACTTGGCCCGAGCTCTCGGAAGTGGAAAACTTCCCTGTTTGTCGGCGCCGTGCAACGTCGTTCAACTTATACTCATATTTACCCTCGCCTCAAGAGACAGCAGCGTTTTATCACTGGCTGAAACCACGACTAACGAG GCGAACGGAACTTCGGTAcctgatttatttttcgaaaattataccCAACAAAGTATTTCAAATAACACCGATGACCACGTGAAATGGGGAATG GTATTTCGCGGTATGCTGACTTCTTCCGGGCAGGCTTATGCCGCGGACAACGTGCCGGTatcttcaattatttatctCGCCATCTTGACCTACTCACCGATAACGGCAGCCTTTTCTTTCACCGGAGCAACGGTCGGCTCTCTTACGG GCCTGGCGCTCGGCGTCCCCATCGAAGAGGTTTACTCAGGATCCTGGGGTTACAACGCACTTCTGACAACCGGTAGCCTAGGTGGCCTCTTCTTTGTCCTCAACTTTCAAACCACGATCGCTGCAACTTTTGCCGGAATGTTTGCAACGATTCTTCAAAGCGTTCTCACTCCAGTCTTTGCCAAG ATTGGGTTACCAGTACTTACGGTGCCTTTTGTTTTAACAACTTGGCTGTTCCTTGGAATCCAAGGATCGGAAGGTTCGGGATTCATCCGTCCGGAAACGATATCGTTCCCCGAGAAACAACGCCATGACTACATCTCCTCTCAAAGAACAGCAACGCCTCTCTCAGAG TCCGACGATTCGGAAGATGTCGACATCATCGTCGAGGCGAAACCGTCTTAA